The following are from one region of the Synergistales bacterium genome:
- a CDS encoding ABC transporter permease → MDYISQAFVKAFELLFSGHEETYSAIFTTLQVSTLSITITLLAGTPLGFLLGTSKFPGRQAVRTVVDTLLALPTVVVGLLVYAFISSRGPLGGLEVLFTLQGIAIGQFILGLPIVVSLTATAVEALDRQARITLMTLGANRRQVLLGTLFEARFAVLVAALTAYGRIISEVGVSMMIGGNIKWHTRTITTAIALETGKGEFAMGLALGMVLLGLAFAVNLFLSGFRRKAAR, encoded by the coding sequence ATGGACTATATTTCGCAAGCCTTTGTGAAGGCCTTTGAACTGCTCTTCAGCGGCCATGAGGAGACCTATTCGGCCATTTTCACGACACTGCAGGTCTCCACCCTCTCCATCACCATCACCCTGCTGGCGGGGACACCACTGGGGTTCCTGCTGGGAACGTCGAAGTTCCCCGGCAGGCAGGCGGTACGCACGGTGGTGGACACCCTGCTGGCGCTTCCCACGGTGGTGGTGGGGCTTCTGGTCTATGCCTTCATCTCCAGCAGGGGGCCGCTGGGCGGGCTGGAGGTGCTCTTCACGCTGCAGGGGATCGCCATCGGCCAGTTCATCCTTGGCCTTCCCATTGTGGTCTCCCTGACGGCCACTGCGGTGGAAGCGCTGGACAGGCAGGCACGGATCACGCTGATGACCCTGGGGGCCAACAGAAGGCAGGTGCTTCTGGGCACACTCTTCGAGGCGCGCTTCGCCGTTCTGGTGGCGGCGCTCACCGCCTACGGGAGGATCATCTCCGAGGTGGGCGTCTCCATGATGATCGGCGGCAACATCAAGTGGCACACCCGGACCATCACCACCGCCATTGCGCTGGAGACGGGAAAGGGAGAGTTCGCCATGGGGCTGGCGCTGGGCATGGTGCTGCTCGGCCTGGCCTTTGCGGTGAACCTCTTCCTGAGCGGATTCAGAAGGAAGGCCGCACGATGA
- a CDS encoding substrate-binding domain-containing protein yields the protein NCDVDVLMVHAPDAEKQYVEDGYGVDRKEIMFNDFVIIGPPEDPAGVEGMSAAEAMKTIKEKQAHFASRGDDSGTHKKEKSLWTSAGLEVPDKQSWYIQTGQGMINTINIAAEHDAYTMTDRGTYIKYESNHDGDPPLDILVEGDAVFRNQYSVMAVNPDRCENVKYGLATEFIEWVTSEKAQEAIAEYKLLGKTLFTPNAK from the coding sequence AAATTGTGACGTGGACGTCCTGATGGTCCACGCACCCGATGCCGAGAAACAGTACGTGGAAGACGGCTACGGTGTGGACCGCAAGGAGATCATGTTCAACGACTTCGTCATCATCGGTCCCCCCGAAGATCCTGCCGGGGTCGAAGGCATGAGCGCAGCCGAAGCCATGAAGACCATCAAGGAGAAACAGGCCCACTTCGCCAGCCGCGGCGATGACTCGGGCACCCACAAGAAGGAGAAGTCCCTGTGGACGTCCGCGGGGCTCGAGGTTCCCGACAAACAGAGCTGGTACATCCAGACCGGCCAGGGGATGATCAACACCATCAACATCGCCGCCGAGCATGATGCCTACACCATGACCGACCGCGGCACCTACATCAAGTACGAGTCCAACCACGACGGAGATCCGCCGCTGGATATCCTGGTGGAGGGCGATGCGGTCTTCCGCAACCAGTACAGCGTGATGGCCGTCAATCCCGACCGCTGCGAGAACGTCAAGTACGGCCTGGCGACGGAGTTCATCGAATGGGTCACCTCCGAGAAGGCCCAGGAAGCCATCGCAGAGTACAAGCTCCTGGGAAAGACCCTTTTCACTCCCAACGCCAAGTAG